One Chloroherpetonaceae bacterium DNA segment encodes these proteins:
- a CDS encoding c-type cytochrome: MIKKIILGIFAFFIALLAGAFVFFQSTFPKVAPPESITVEATPERLARGKYLAHSVAVCIDCHSTRDWQYFSGPPKPGTFGQGGELFGEEMGFPGSIYARNITPAALSSWRDGELIRAIRNGVDKHGHGLFPIMPYPNYQSLSKEDVYSIVAYIRTLAPVTYTPPKTKLNFPLNFIVETMPSDHDYGVMPEHSDTVAYGKYLFTVAGCSDCHTPNKKHDGPPEKDMERYLAGGFEFPVPWGMLRSTNITPDKETGIGLWTREQFVGKFKTYAPEEKKRMESKPPFDETRYNSIMPWTMYADMTEEDLSAIYAYLQTVKPIHQKVKRYSAEGMVISQAK, from the coding sequence ATGATCAAAAAAATCATCTTAGGCATTTTTGCCTTTTTTATTGCGCTACTTGCCGGAGCGTTTGTTTTCTTTCAATCTACCTTCCCAAAAGTTGCCCCACCGGAATCCATTACCGTAGAAGCCACGCCCGAGCGATTGGCGCGCGGGAAATATTTGGCGCACAGTGTTGCGGTGTGTATCGACTGCCACAGCACGCGCGATTGGCAGTATTTTTCAGGCCCGCCCAAGCCCGGAACCTTCGGGCAAGGCGGTGAGCTTTTTGGCGAAGAGATGGGATTCCCCGGCAGCATTTACGCCCGCAATATCACACCCGCCGCGCTTTCTTCGTGGCGCGATGGCGAGCTGATTCGCGCCATTCGCAACGGGGTTGATAAACACGGCCACGGCCTTTTTCCCATTATGCCATACCCAAATTATCAATCGCTTTCGAAAGAAGATGTGTATTCGATTGTGGCGTACATTCGCACTTTAGCACCCGTGACTTACACCCCGCCAAAAACCAAACTTAACTTTCCCTTAAACTTCATTGTAGAAACAATGCCCAGCGACCACGACTACGGCGTGATGCCCGAGCACTCCGATACCGTGGCTTATGGTAAATATCTCTTTACCGTTGCCGGCTGTTCCGATTGCCACACGCCAAATAAAAAGCATGATGGCCCACCCGAAAAAGATATGGAGCGATACCTTGCCGGCGGCTTTGAATTCCCGGTGCCGTGGGGGATGCTTCGCTCAACCAATATCACGCCCGATAAGGAAACCGGCATTGGCCTTTGGACACGCGAGCAATTTGTGGGCAAATTCAAAACCTATGCGCCGGAAGAAAAGAAACGAATGGAATCAAAACCGCCGTTTGATGAAACACGCTACAACAGCATTATGCCTTGGACAATGTACGCCGATATGACCGAAGAAGACCTTTCCGCAATCTACGCCTATCTGCAAACCGTAAAACCGATTCACCAAAAAGTGAAGCGATACAGTGCCGAAGGGATGGTCATTTCACAAGCGAAATAA
- a CDS encoding cupin domain-containing protein yields the protein MEKKVQHLPLKVNVKQKFSLFHDYWNPRILGALNGQEVKVVKFQGEFVWHSHENEDELFFVIRGKFRMEFRQGSVELSEGEFLIVPKGVEHRPVADDEVEVMLFEPAGTINTGEVQSEKRRERLERI from the coding sequence ATGGAAAAAAAAGTTCAACACCTGCCGTTAAAAGTGAATGTAAAGCAAAAGTTTTCCTTATTTCATGATTATTGGAACCCAAGAATTCTGGGTGCACTCAATGGGCAGGAAGTGAAAGTAGTGAAGTTTCAAGGGGAATTTGTGTGGCATAGTCATGAGAACGAAGACGAACTGTTTTTTGTGATTCGCGGAAAATTTAGGATGGAGTTTCGCCAAGGAAGTGTTGAACTTTCGGAAGGGGAATTTCTGATTGTTCCCAAAGGTGTGGAGCACCGGCCTGTTGCCGATGACGAGGTGGAGGTGATGCTCTTCGAGCCCGCAGGAACTATCAATACGGGAGAAGTGCAGAGCGAGAAACGAAGAGAGAGATTGGAGCGGATTTAA
- a CDS encoding RsmE family RNA methyltransferase, producing the protein MDIFFAPPEFCFINERRILLDEDESRHAVDVLRKKVGDEIICTNGRGSRFYCTIEEIRKHSLSASIVQIEEEPENTTKVSIAMSTLRVPDRFEFFLEKVTELGVTEIIPMLLERSVSRPKESKQQGKHERWERLIISAGKQSRRFHFPRLHPLTTLSQAIEMSQLADHRLFFDENHEGTSLLPQSFTNQHTFFIIGGEGGFSVEERSQILNSGFAPISLGKEILRAETAGIFAASLAKASELMSLHNPEIHRRHD; encoded by the coding sequence ATGGATATTTTTTTTGCACCACCTGAATTTTGCTTTATAAATGAGCGGCGTATTCTCCTTGACGAAGATGAATCGAGACACGCGGTTGATGTTCTCCGAAAAAAGGTAGGCGATGAAATCATTTGCACCAACGGACGTGGCTCTCGGTTTTATTGCACCATAGAAGAGATTCGAAAGCATTCTCTTTCGGCATCCATCGTTCAAATTGAGGAAGAACCTGAGAACACTACAAAAGTCAGCATAGCGATGTCCACGCTTCGCGTTCCCGATCGCTTTGAGTTCTTTCTTGAAAAAGTCACCGAACTTGGCGTGACTGAAATTATCCCAATGCTTTTGGAGCGCAGTGTCTCGCGCCCCAAGGAATCAAAGCAGCAAGGCAAGCATGAGCGATGGGAGAGGCTTATTATCTCTGCTGGAAAGCAATCCCGGAGATTTCATTTTCCACGCTTACATCCCCTTACCACTTTAAGCCAAGCCATTGAGATGAGTCAACTTGCCGATCATCGCCTTTTTTTTGATGAGAATCATGAGGGAACCTCTCTGCTACCTCAGTCTTTCACCAATCAACATACATTTTTCATTATCGGAGGTGAAGGAGGGTTTTCAGTAGAAGAACGTTCCCAAATTCTGAACTCAGGCTTTGCACCGATTTCTTTAGGAAAAGAAATTTTAAGGGCTGAAACCGCAGGTATCTTTGCGGCAAGTTTAGCGAAAGCCTCGGAGCTCATGAGCCTTCACAATCCTGAAATCCATCGGCGTCATGACTGA